A region of Streptomyces halobius DNA encodes the following proteins:
- a CDS encoding acyl-CoA dehydrogenase family protein gives MTLQLLYAESPSVAADLTRTLYGDEFELIHESWRKLFSTSAFRFQEGLAPEERAALSYQRLKLVNESLDSPEQLVLDVERLAALHEWAGPVDAGLATVASIHYNLFLGSLLDHDGDRRDLRAFTNLERIGTFLCTEAGHGNSVSQLETTATYDPVSRTFDLHTPTHAARKFMPNTSSTGGAKSAVVAARLITEDGTDRGVFLFLAPLSNADGDPLPGVLIRSLPQTATAPIDHCSTAFEHVRLPYEALLQADHGRLTPGGAFTSPIGSPRKRFLSSIGRVTTGKLCMSAYSLGVARHAVTVAVRHAHNRHTLGVTARGTVPLVAHRSHHTPLLNALATTYAASLLHRTVVRQWAHTTEAGREDAEHLVAVAKGWLTWRAREVMTECRERCGAQGLLLANGIAGQLAANEGTITAEGDNLVIWVKAAGELLLGHFTPIQPSDIAAADRDLTDAAFLQSLLTDTERIWHHRARTRLHTAKAGNPLNRWNQSVTPALELVDAYAHRLAADALLRAAEQAGGPEARDLLYGLHRLFSLRRVASQSGDLLAEGRVTADQVRQLPEAIEEVIADLAPHALTLAAGFGVSEDVLLDHPITTEGTGQLVT, from the coding sequence GTGACGCTTCAACTTCTCTATGCCGAGTCTCCTTCAGTAGCCGCAGATCTTACGCGAACCCTTTACGGAGATGAATTCGAACTAATTCACGAATCATGGCGCAAACTCTTCAGCACCAGCGCCTTCCGCTTCCAGGAAGGCCTTGCCCCGGAAGAACGAGCAGCACTGTCTTACCAGCGCTTGAAACTGGTCAATGAGTCTCTCGACAGTCCGGAGCAGCTGGTGCTCGATGTGGAGCGGCTCGCCGCTCTGCACGAGTGGGCCGGTCCGGTGGACGCGGGGCTGGCTACGGTCGCCAGCATCCACTACAACCTGTTTCTCGGGAGCCTCCTCGATCACGACGGCGACCGGCGTGACCTGCGGGCGTTCACGAACTTGGAGCGCATTGGAACCTTCCTGTGCACCGAGGCCGGCCATGGCAACTCCGTTTCCCAGTTGGAGACTACTGCCACCTATGACCCGGTGAGTCGTACCTTCGATCTGCACACGCCCACGCATGCGGCGCGGAAGTTCATGCCGAACACCAGCTCCACGGGCGGCGCCAAGTCGGCCGTCGTCGCAGCTCGTTTGATCACTGAAGACGGCACGGATCGCGGGGTGTTCCTCTTCCTCGCCCCCCTTAGCAACGCGGACGGGGATCCTCTGCCCGGCGTGCTCATACGAAGCTTGCCGCAGACTGCGACGGCGCCCATCGACCACTGCTCGACGGCATTCGAGCACGTCCGGCTGCCCTACGAGGCACTGCTGCAGGCCGACCACGGGCGTCTCACCCCCGGCGGTGCGTTCACCAGCCCCATCGGCAGTCCCCGCAAGCGATTCCTCAGCAGCATTGGCCGGGTTACCACTGGCAAACTCTGCATGAGCGCCTACAGTCTGGGGGTCGCGCGCCACGCAGTCACCGTCGCCGTGCGTCACGCTCACAACCGTCACACTCTCGGCGTCACGGCGCGGGGAACCGTCCCACTGGTCGCTCACCGCAGTCACCACACGCCTCTCCTCAACGCCCTGGCCACCACCTACGCGGCAAGCCTCCTGCACCGCACCGTGGTACGGCAGTGGGCACACACCACGGAAGCCGGCCGTGAGGACGCCGAACACCTCGTCGCCGTCGCAAAGGGGTGGCTCACCTGGCGCGCCCGAGAGGTCATGACCGAGTGCCGCGAGCGCTGCGGCGCCCAAGGACTGCTCCTTGCCAACGGCATCGCCGGCCAGCTCGCCGCGAACGAAGGCACGATCACAGCAGAGGGCGACAACCTGGTCATCTGGGTCAAGGCCGCCGGGGAACTGCTCCTGGGCCACTTCACGCCGATCCAGCCCAGCGACATCGCCGCCGCGGACCGCGACCTCACCGATGCCGCCTTCCTCCAGAGCCTCCTCACGGATACCGAACGGATCTGGCACCACCGCGCCCGCACCCGCCTGCATACAGCCAAGGCCGGAAATCCGCTCAACCGTTGGAATCAGAGCGTCACGCCCGCGCTCGAACTCGTCGACGCCTACGCTCACCGTCTGGCCGCCGACGCCCTGCTGCGCGCGGCCGAGCAGGCGGGCGGTCCTGAGGCCCGGGATCTCCTGTATGGCCTGCACCGGCTGTTCTCCCTGCGCCGAGTCGCCAGCCAGAGCGGGGACCTTCTTGCGGAGGGGCGTGTAACTGCCGACCAGGTCAGGCAGCTTCCCGAGGCGATCGAGGAAGTCATCGCTGACCTCGCGCCGCACGCACTGACCCTCGCAGCCGGTTTCGGCGTCTCCGAAGACGTCCTTCTCGACCACCCCATCACCACTGAAGGCACTGGCCAATTGGTGACATAG
- a CDS encoding IS701 family transposase: MDALEVNRVRAKLALFVEDVFASVPRKDQRAKGDCYLRGLMLEGRRKSVQAMALRLPDGNEQNLQQFVNQSTWDPVPVQRRIAERMLPLIGPTAWVIDDVSVPKDGRMSVGVAPQYCGALGKRANCQVAVSVHAATDTASCPLQWRLFLPKEWAWDTDRRARTRIPPEVTHREKWRLALDMLDTLATWGMTPPVVVADAAYGTNAHLRAALSDRQLAYVLAVRADVTAHPFDAKPVTPRRNGTVGCRPQPRYREPAPSVAALASGLGPDAFTPVTWRQGSRGELRSRFAAVRVRPAGKAVERPIRAAASAEQGWWDGILPDCWLLIEWPEDSEEPTNYWLSSLPAHTPIADLVRLAKVRWRIEHDYRELKHGLGLDHFEGRSWPGWHHHVTLVTAAHAFLTEQRLAPKVPTPVSPSTKYSTPSRTS, from the coding sequence GTGGATGCACTTGAAGTGAACCGGGTTCGGGCGAAGTTGGCGTTGTTCGTGGAGGATGTGTTCGCCTCAGTACCGCGCAAGGACCAGCGGGCCAAGGGCGACTGCTATCTGCGGGGTCTGATGCTGGAGGGTCGCCGCAAGTCCGTCCAGGCCATGGCTTTGCGGCTGCCGGACGGCAACGAGCAGAACCTGCAGCAGTTCGTGAACCAGTCCACGTGGGATCCCGTGCCGGTGCAGCGGCGGATCGCCGAGCGGATGCTGCCACTGATCGGCCCGACCGCCTGGGTGATCGACGACGTGTCGGTGCCCAAGGACGGCCGGATGTCGGTCGGGGTGGCTCCGCAGTACTGCGGAGCGTTGGGGAAACGGGCGAACTGCCAGGTCGCGGTCAGCGTCCATGCCGCAACCGACACCGCCTCCTGCCCGCTGCAATGGCGCCTGTTCCTGCCCAAGGAGTGGGCTTGGGACACCGATCGGCGGGCCAGGACCCGCATCCCGCCCGAGGTCACACACCGCGAGAAATGGCGCCTGGCTCTGGACATGCTCGACACGCTCGCCACCTGGGGCATGACACCACCAGTCGTGGTGGCCGACGCCGCCTACGGCACCAACGCGCACCTGCGGGCGGCTCTGTCCGACCGCCAACTCGCCTACGTGCTGGCCGTCCGCGCTGATGTGACCGCCCACCCCTTCGACGCGAAACCCGTGACCCCACGCCGCAACGGGACCGTCGGCTGCCGGCCCCAGCCCCGATACCGGGAACCCGCACCGTCCGTGGCAGCTCTCGCCTCAGGCCTTGGGCCGGATGCCTTCACCCCCGTGACGTGGCGGCAAGGCTCGCGAGGGGAGTTACGTTCCCGCTTCGCCGCCGTGCGTGTACGCCCGGCCGGCAAGGCAGTCGAACGCCCCATCCGAGCCGCCGCCTCAGCCGAACAGGGCTGGTGGGACGGAATCCTGCCCGACTGCTGGCTGCTGATCGAATGGCCCGAAGACAGCGAGGAACCCACAAATTACTGGCTGTCCAGCCTACCGGCGCACACACCCATCGCTGACCTGGTCCGCCTGGCCAAGGTCCGCTGGCGCATCGAGCACGACTACCGCGAACTCAAGCACGGCCTGGGCCTGGACCACTTCGAAGGCCGTTCCTGGCCCGGCTGGCACCACCACGTCACCCTCGTCACCGCCGCCCACGCCTTCCTCACCGAACAGCGCCTGGCCCCAAAAGTGCCCACGCCGGTCTCACCCTCTACCAAGTACTCGACGCCCTCCAGGACGTCTTGA
- a CDS encoding dATP/dGTP diphosphohydrolase domain-containing protein — protein sequence MTHKYIAAAQQPQYETKDSGQRDEFSSGMLREPDTGQPRFDVLVPETVPFDEQLLTRCAAPMEGGAQKYSPRNWEKADSAAELERMKASAFRHVMQWLTGETDEDHAAAVVFNLLAVETTAYRIEQGVKNGELGF from the coding sequence ATGACCCACAAATACATAGCCGCGGCCCAGCAACCGCAGTATGAGACCAAAGACTCCGGCCAGCGCGACGAGTTCTCCTCCGGGATGCTGCGCGAGCCCGACACCGGCCAGCCCCGGTTCGACGTGCTCGTCCCGGAGACCGTCCCCTTCGACGAGCAGCTGCTCACCCGCTGCGCTGCCCCCATGGAGGGAGGGGCGCAGAAATACAGCCCCCGTAACTGGGAGAAGGCCGACTCCGCCGCTGAGCTGGAGCGCATGAAGGCCAGCGCATTCCGCCACGTCATGCAGTGGCTCACTGGCGAGACCGACGAGGATCACGCTGCCGCCGTTGTGTTCAATCTCCTGGCTGTCGAGACGACCGCGTACCGGATCGAGCAGGGGGTCAAGAACGGCGAGCTGGGGTTCTGA
- a CDS encoding DEAD/DEAH box helicase has translation MTSDMTTATAPSPISLMPHQQQIHDFLVDHPFAGAWLGVGAGKTLTTLSVLQTIRPMGHILVIAPVAIARSTWIDEIEKWGFPIRTKSLIVDENDRKLSKAKRLKRFQEVATDPPTMYFINQELLTQPSQETKLITPVPGAVPAPTVSPEATAILGLLQARGPLGRDELIDGYRALVAGNANNRVPAKDKIRAWIQELLKSALVTWEAYDCRTCSGAGCARCRFGLVDQLPVQNINGQNTIIWPFQTVIIDESQGFKSHDSQRFLALATVRPAMNRLIELTGTPSPNGLHDLWSQVYLLDQGQTLGQNITAYRNRWFTPKMVPGTTTPAKWIPTANAEAEIHQAISHLVMSAQNTSLQLPALSIQDVNVTLPPDLLQAYKDFKRDLVLDIVQTYTDDGKLTQSVESIVAANQAVLTSELMQFASGTLYTADPDDPTTKGRYEVIHDKKIEMTEYLVRNNGGEPVLIAYHFKSDKEQLLTRLRKAGIDAQAFDGSRDMVRRWNAKQIPVMLLHPAAAGHGLNLQHGGSTMIWYTLPFSLEHYLQTNGRLFRTGQTKPVTVHRLIAKGTQDERMPSVLAGKQQVQDDLIEAVSGDFNAEQVLLAALEEEIREDLNDLWASERV, from the coding sequence ATGACCAGCGACATGACCACGGCTACTGCTCCGTCCCCGATCTCGCTGATGCCGCATCAGCAGCAGATCCACGACTTCCTCGTTGACCACCCCTTCGCCGGCGCGTGGCTCGGCGTCGGGGCCGGCAAGACGCTCACGACCCTCAGTGTCCTGCAGACGATCCGCCCGATGGGGCACATCCTCGTCATAGCGCCCGTGGCGATCGCCCGCTCCACCTGGATCGACGAGATCGAGAAGTGGGGCTTCCCCATCCGGACGAAGTCGCTGATCGTCGACGAGAACGACAGGAAGCTCTCCAAGGCCAAGCGCCTGAAGCGCTTCCAGGAGGTCGCCACCGATCCGCCGACGATGTACTTCATCAACCAGGAGCTGCTGACTCAGCCGTCCCAGGAGACGAAGCTGATCACGCCGGTACCGGGCGCAGTGCCTGCCCCGACCGTCTCACCGGAGGCGACGGCGATCCTGGGTCTGCTCCAGGCACGGGGGCCACTGGGCCGAGACGAGCTGATCGACGGGTACCGTGCTCTGGTCGCCGGCAACGCCAACAACCGGGTCCCCGCCAAGGACAAGATCCGCGCCTGGATTCAGGAGTTGCTCAAGTCGGCCCTGGTGACGTGGGAAGCCTATGACTGCCGAACCTGTTCCGGCGCAGGCTGCGCTCGATGCCGCTTCGGTCTGGTCGACCAGCTGCCGGTCCAGAACATCAACGGCCAGAACACCATCATCTGGCCCTTCCAGACGGTCATCATCGATGAGTCCCAGGGTTTCAAGTCGCACGACTCGCAGCGCTTCCTGGCCCTGGCGACGGTGCGGCCGGCCATGAACCGACTCATCGAGCTGACGGGAACGCCCAGCCCTAACGGTCTCCACGACTTGTGGAGCCAGGTCTACCTGCTCGACCAGGGCCAGACGCTGGGTCAGAACATCACCGCGTACCGCAACCGCTGGTTCACGCCGAAGATGGTGCCCGGCACCACGACGCCGGCGAAGTGGATTCCCACGGCGAACGCCGAGGCTGAGATCCATCAGGCCATCTCGCACCTGGTGATGAGCGCGCAGAACACGAGCCTGCAGCTCCCGGCGCTCAGCATCCAGGACGTCAATGTCACGCTCCCGCCGGACCTGCTCCAGGCCTACAAGGACTTCAAGCGCGACCTGGTCCTGGACATCGTGCAGACCTACACCGACGACGGGAAGCTGACGCAGAGCGTCGAATCGATCGTTGCCGCGAACCAGGCGGTGCTGACGAGCGAGCTGATGCAGTTCGCCTCGGGCACGCTCTACACCGCGGATCCTGACGACCCGACCACGAAGGGCCGGTACGAGGTCATCCACGACAAGAAGATCGAGATGACCGAGTACCTGGTGCGGAACAACGGCGGCGAACCCGTCCTCATCGCCTATCACTTCAAGTCCGACAAGGAGCAGCTGCTCACACGGCTCCGGAAGGCCGGCATCGACGCGCAGGCCTTCGACGGCTCGCGCGACATGGTTCGCCGGTGGAATGCCAAGCAGATCCCGGTGATGCTGCTCCACCCTGCCGCCGCGGGGCACGGCCTGAACCTGCAGCACGGCGGCTCGACGATGATCTGGTACACGCTGCCCTTCTCGCTCGAGCACTACCTGCAGACCAACGGCCGACTCTTCCGCACGGGCCAGACGAAGCCGGTGACCGTCCATCGGCTCATCGCCAAGGGCACACAGGACGAGCGGATGCCCTCGGTGCTCGCTGGCAAGCAGCAGGTCCAGGACGACCTCATCGAGGCCGTATCCGGGGACTTCAACGCCGAGCAGGTGCTTCTCGCCGCCCTGGAGGAAGAGATCCGCGAGGACCTCAACGACCTCTGGGCTTCCGAGCGGGTCTAA
- a CDS encoding VRR-NUC domain-containing protein: MARTRESAIEDYLLSQCREHGFLCLKFVSPARGGVPDRIVVAPHGTVFVEVKRPGGQLRKLQQLTHAKLRRHGAEVHVVDNKPSVDVFIANLLKTSSDQQRAAP; this comes from the coding sequence ATGGCTCGCACGCGCGAGAGCGCCATCGAGGACTACCTCCTCAGCCAGTGCCGGGAGCACGGCTTCCTGTGCCTGAAATTCGTCTCGCCAGCCCGCGGGGGAGTGCCCGACCGGATCGTCGTCGCCCCCCACGGCACCGTGTTCGTCGAGGTCAAACGCCCCGGCGGCCAGCTGCGGAAGCTGCAACAGCTCACGCACGCCAAGCTGCGCCGCCACGGGGCCGAGGTTCACGTCGTCGACAACAAGCCGAGCGTCGACGTCTTCATCGCGAACCTCCTCAAGACCTCATCCGACCAACAGAGAGCAGCACCATGA